From one Halosimplex rubrum genomic stretch:
- a CDS encoding SDR family oxidoreductase, which yields MRTLVLGADGRLGSNVVAAARDRGWTVRGTVRSDPADPPVHCDEFDVRDADRAAAVLDDAAPELVVNCTATVDVDGCERDPERARAVNGRAPGSLAGACAERGVPFVHVSTDYVFDGRASEPYDESAEPNPLQEYGESKLAGERAVRDAGGETLVARLSFVYGTHGFSGELTGFPAWVRDELAAGTAVPLFTDQRVTPTRAGQAAATLLGLAAAEARGTYHVAARSCVTPREFGALIAERLGVDPGLVDAGSMGDADREAARPRDTCLDVSRVEATLGRDQPTLAEDLAAIDGALAASVDEH from the coding sequence GTGCGCACGCTCGTCCTCGGCGCCGACGGTCGCCTCGGGAGCAACGTCGTCGCCGCCGCCCGCGACCGCGGCTGGACGGTCCGCGGCACCGTCCGCTCGGACCCGGCGGACCCACCGGTCCACTGCGACGAGTTCGACGTCCGCGACGCCGACCGCGCGGCCGCCGTCCTCGACGACGCCGCCCCCGAACTGGTCGTCAACTGCACCGCGACGGTCGACGTCGACGGCTGCGAGCGCGACCCCGAGCGGGCCCGTGCCGTCAACGGCCGCGCCCCCGGTTCTCTCGCCGGCGCCTGCGCCGAGCGCGGCGTCCCCTTCGTCCACGTCTCGACGGACTACGTCTTCGACGGCCGGGCGAGCGAGCCCTACGACGAGTCGGCCGAGCCGAACCCCCTCCAGGAATACGGCGAGTCGAAGCTCGCCGGCGAGCGCGCGGTCCGCGACGCCGGGGGCGAGACGCTCGTCGCCCGACTCTCCTTCGTCTACGGCACCCACGGCTTTTCGGGAGAACTCACCGGATTTCCCGCGTGGGTCCGCGACGAACTGGCCGCCGGCACCGCGGTCCCGCTGTTCACCGACCAGCGCGTCACGCCGACCCGCGCGGGCCAGGCCGCCGCGACGCTCCTCGGCCTGGCCGCCGCCGAGGCCCGCGGGACCTACCACGTCGCCGCGCGCTCCTGCGTGACCCCCCGCGAGTTCGGCGCCCTGATAGCCGAGCGGCTGGGCGTCGATCCGGGGCTCGTCGACGCGGGCTCGATGGGGGACGCGGACCGCGAGGCCGCGCGGCCGCGGGACACCTGCCTCGACGTGTCGAGGGTCGAAGCGACGCTGGGTCGGGACCAGCCGACGCTCGCGGAGGATCTGGCGGCGATCGACGGGGCGCTCGCGGCGAGTGTCGACGAACACTGA
- a CDS encoding type II toxin-antitoxin system VapC family toxin: MTTHVLSEFATLALRYAGPAAAARAVERVRDSGLFTVVHPDPTAFDEACRALERYDDQRITLVDHLTGVLADRRDVARVFTFDSDFGTLGFTAIPSDTDDAGVDE; the protein is encoded by the coding sequence GTGACGACCCACGTCCTGTCGGAGTTCGCTACGCTGGCACTCCGGTACGCTGGCCCCGCCGCCGCGGCGCGAGCCGTCGAACGCGTCCGTGACTCGGGGCTGTTCACCGTCGTCCACCCCGACCCGACCGCCTTCGACGAGGCCTGCCGAGCGCTGGAGCGCTACGACGACCAGCGGATCACGCTCGTCGACCATCTCACCGGCGTACTCGCCGACCGACGCGATGTCGCCCGCGTCTTCACCTTCGACAGCGACTTCGGGACGCTCGGATTCACCGCGATCCCGAGCGATACGGACGATGCGGGCGTCGACGAGTGA